A region from the Lolium perenne isolate Kyuss_39 chromosome 4, Kyuss_2.0, whole genome shotgun sequence genome encodes:
- the LOC127293776 gene encoding uncharacterized protein, with protein MIPRRFINLMMKDSSVGGSYWLSRLRPEENLFYASVGEAVASETQARREGCKPICASTTDLPSPEFRFKSWRSFDPTLCFMPFYGLGGGPKEGRIVVSDSAGHTHLYDAEEVSGEMLPPTNEPSNWHSPISVCIAKEEASHADALYAINAFTSTNFKCLAYVLHRQKCNGLEMARATAAALLPRRSRSDHPVLHAAPRQQDHLLLLAQRRPWLWHLLATASTRQTRSGPRLAAGRCP; from the coding sequence ATGATTCCCCGCCGGTTCATCAACCTGATGATGAAGGACTCGAGCGTTGGCGGCTCCTACTGGTTGAGCCGCCTGAGGCCCGAGGAGAACCTCTTCTACGCCTCCGTGGGGGAGGCAGTGGCGTCAGAGACGCAAGCCAGGCGGGAGGGATGCAAGCCCATCTGCGCGAGCACCACGGACCTGCCCTCGCCGGAGTTCAGGTTCAAGTCGTGGCGCTCGTTCGACCCGACGCTCTGTTTCATGCCTTTCTACGGGCTCGGCGGTGGCCCCAAGGAGGGCAGGATCGTCGTGTCCGACTCGGCCGGGCACACCCACCTCTACGACGCCGAGgaggtctccggcgagatgcTGCCCCCCACCAACGAGCCTTCCAATTGGCATAGTCCCATATCCGTGTGCATCGCCAAGGAGGAGGCCAGTCACGCCGACGCCCTGTACGCCATCAACGCGTTTACCTCGACCAACTTCAAGTGTCTAGCCTACGTACTGCACCGGCAAAAATGCAATGGCTTGGAAATGGCTCGAGCCACCGCTGCCGCCCTACTTCCTCGGCGAAGCAGATCGGACCATCCAGTCCTACACGCTGCTCCAAGACAACAAGACCATCTGCTTCTCCTCGCTCAGCGAAGGCCGTGGCTTTGGCACCTACTGGCTACTGCTTCGACACGGCAAACCAGGAGTGGACCAAGGCTGGCAGCTGGACGCTGCCCTTAG